In the Arthrobacter sp. 31Y genome, one interval contains:
- a CDS encoding GntR family transcriptional regulator: protein MKGSLTVAEAMPETGNGRDEEARAENVYQLVLEGIVTGTYAQGMRLRERELSELYNVSRIPVREAIQRLEQDGFVATFPRRGAVVRQLTLTDVNELFDVRLCLEAFAARMAATRVAEGSDGGRLEELMEASKAAIDDERTDDVALISAELHAEIVRLSGNRLLIESVKPLFGRMRWIFGLAHNRSNELQRDEHTELCNAILKGKPDLAYSLAYSHIELGREPVLAGLAETLEP, encoded by the coding sequence ATGAAGGGAAGTTTGACAGTGGCTGAGGCGATGCCGGAAACCGGGAATGGCCGCGATGAAGAGGCCCGCGCGGAGAACGTCTACCAATTGGTGTTGGAGGGCATTGTCACGGGCACCTACGCGCAGGGTATGCGGTTGCGGGAACGTGAACTTTCAGAGCTGTACAACGTCTCACGTATTCCCGTGCGTGAAGCCATCCAGCGCCTGGAACAGGACGGCTTTGTGGCAACTTTCCCCCGCCGCGGTGCGGTGGTGCGCCAGCTGACCCTCACGGACGTCAACGAGCTCTTCGATGTCCGGCTCTGCCTGGAGGCGTTTGCCGCGCGCATGGCCGCAACGCGGGTAGCCGAAGGCAGCGACGGCGGACGGCTCGAAGAACTCATGGAAGCCTCCAAGGCAGCAATCGACGACGAACGGACCGACGACGTCGCCTTGATCAGCGCCGAGCTCCATGCCGAAATCGTGCGCCTGTCCGGGAACAGGCTGCTCATTGAATCCGTGAAACCCCTGTTCGGGCGGATGCGCTGGATCTTCGGGCTGGCCCACAACCGCAGCAACGAGCTCCAACGCGATGAACACACCGAACTGTGTAACGCCATCCTGAAGGGCAAGCCGGATCTGGCCTACTCACTGGCGTACTCTCACATCGAGCTGGGCCGTGAACCTGTTCTGGCCGGACTGGCCGAGACGCTGGAACCGTGA
- the otsB gene encoding trehalose-phosphatase — MTAENLSLSPELLEAVRRISSTEHLLVALDFDGTLSPLVDRAEDARPLPRSAAALEALAELPRTTTALISGRALDSLRLVATPPKNTLLIGSHGAEVWLGEGSLGLELDEEQRTKLAAVREVLAEIVNIAPGTLLEDKPAGVVLHTRMADDDVAEDAVEAATRVLREHPGVYLKTGKRVLETSVVHASKGEAVEFLRQATGATAILFAGDDVTDEDALGRLMGHDVGIKVGLDFTQAQYRVEAPVHVAELLEALLRERRQVTAGA, encoded by the coding sequence ATGACAGCTGAGAACCTGTCCCTTTCGCCCGAACTATTGGAAGCCGTCCGACGCATTTCCAGCACGGAGCACCTCTTGGTGGCCCTGGATTTCGATGGCACCCTCTCTCCCCTCGTGGACCGCGCGGAAGACGCACGCCCCCTCCCCCGCTCGGCCGCAGCTTTGGAGGCACTCGCAGAACTTCCACGCACGACGACGGCACTCATCTCAGGCCGCGCTCTGGACAGCCTGCGGTTGGTCGCCACGCCGCCCAAGAACACGCTGCTGATTGGCAGCCATGGCGCTGAGGTCTGGCTTGGGGAGGGCTCTTTGGGCCTGGAACTGGACGAGGAACAGCGCACAAAACTTGCTGCGGTCCGTGAGGTTCTTGCCGAAATCGTGAACATCGCTCCGGGAACGTTGCTCGAAGACAAGCCCGCCGGCGTCGTCCTCCACACCAGGATGGCCGACGACGACGTTGCGGAAGACGCCGTCGAGGCCGCGACGCGGGTGCTGCGCGAGCATCCCGGGGTTTATCTGAAGACGGGCAAGCGCGTGCTGGAAACCTCGGTAGTACACGCATCCAAGGGTGAGGCGGTGGAATTCCTCCGTCAGGCTACGGGTGCAACGGCCATCCTCTTTGCCGGCGACGACGTCACTGATGAGGATGCGCTGGGCCGGCTGATGGGCCACGACGTTGGCATCAAAGTGGGCCTGGACTTCACCCAAGCGCAGTACCGTGTGGAAGCCCCGGTGCATGTGGCGGAGCTGCTCGAGGCCTTGCTGCGCGAGCGGCGACAGGTCACCGCGGGAGCCTGA
- a CDS encoding DUF4032 domain-containing protein: protein MSEQNEAQWHDEPTDYGQIGKLPRTEAASAQDTAPPASVIGSLNITAASADPELLDLPWHIALEDWPAENLAALPRGISRHIVRFAHLGGSVIAIKETSEHVARHEYHMLRKLARLDVPCVEPVAVITGRTTADGRPLNPVLVTRHLKFSMPYRALFSQMLRKDTLTRLIDAQALLLVRLHLVGFYWGDVSLSNTLFRRDAGAFAAYLVDAETGELYPDLSMGQREYDLEIARVNIAGELMDLLDGGLIEEKVDPVATSELIMDSYRRLWTELTEKESFELGERWRVAARIRRLNELGFDVEEYAIKTTADGSTIQLQPKVVDAGHHQRRLLRLTGLDAQENQARRLLNDMDQFRADNNPEVDEEISAHVWVSQIFEPIVRSIPRHLAGKLEPAEVVHEVLEHRWYMSQKQDRYVPLAETVQSYLDTVLQHRRDEAAIMLNPDTELLKILEVEVEESGRYDDEEEYPDADD, encoded by the coding sequence ATGAGCGAGCAAAACGAAGCCCAGTGGCACGACGAACCCACCGACTACGGGCAGATCGGCAAGCTCCCCCGCACTGAAGCCGCGAGCGCGCAGGACACCGCGCCGCCGGCCAGTGTCATCGGTTCCCTGAACATTACGGCGGCTTCGGCCGATCCGGAGCTGCTGGACCTGCCATGGCATATCGCGTTGGAGGACTGGCCCGCCGAAAACCTGGCTGCCCTCCCCCGCGGTATTTCCCGGCACATCGTCCGTTTCGCGCATTTGGGTGGCTCGGTGATCGCCATCAAGGAAACCTCAGAGCACGTGGCACGCCACGAGTACCACATGCTGCGGAAGCTGGCCCGGCTGGACGTTCCCTGCGTAGAGCCGGTGGCTGTCATTACCGGGCGTACCACCGCGGACGGCAGGCCGCTGAACCCGGTGCTGGTCACCCGGCACCTGAAATTCTCCATGCCGTACCGTGCGCTGTTCTCCCAGATGCTCCGCAAGGACACCCTGACCCGGCTCATTGACGCCCAGGCGCTGCTGCTGGTGCGCCTGCACCTTGTGGGCTTCTACTGGGGTGACGTTTCGCTGTCCAACACGTTGTTCCGCCGTGATGCCGGCGCCTTCGCCGCGTACTTGGTGGACGCCGAAACGGGCGAGCTTTACCCGGACCTCTCCATGGGCCAGCGTGAATACGACCTCGAAATCGCCCGCGTGAACATCGCGGGTGAACTGATGGACCTGCTGGACGGCGGGCTCATCGAGGAAAAGGTGGATCCCGTAGCCACCAGTGAGCTGATCATGGACAGTTACCGGCGGCTCTGGACCGAGCTGACCGAGAAGGAATCCTTCGAACTGGGCGAAAGGTGGCGTGTGGCTGCCCGCATCCGGCGCCTCAACGAGCTCGGCTTTGACGTGGAGGAATACGCCATCAAGACCACGGCTGACGGCTCCACCATCCAACTCCAGCCCAAAGTGGTGGACGCCGGTCACCACCAGCGTCGCTTGCTGCGCCTCACCGGCTTGGACGCCCAGGAGAACCAGGCCCGCAGGCTCTTGAACGACATGGACCAGTTCCGGGCGGACAACAACCCGGAGGTGGACGAGGAAATCAGCGCGCACGTCTGGGTCAGCCAGATCTTTGAGCCCATTGTGCGTTCCATTCCGCGGCATCTGGCCGGGAAGCTGGAGCCAGCGGAAGTGGTCCACGAAGTCCTGGAGCACCGCTGGTACATGAGCCAGAAGCAGGACAGGTACGTCCCCTTGGCGGAGACCGTGCAGTCCTACTTGGACACGGTGCTGCAGCACCGCCGCGACGAGGCTGCCATCATGCTCAACCCGGACACGGAGCTGCTGAAGATCCTTGAGGTTGAGGTTGAGGAATCCGGCCGGTACGACGACGAGGAGGAGTACCCGGACGCTGACGACTAG
- a CDS encoding chlorohydrolase family protein → MPTKVTARYVLGHHNGRHVLLENACVVYSGHTIDYVGHEYTGPVDEEVHAGEALLMPGLIDLDALTDIDHLILDSWAGPEQAKGHQWSEDYFQHHRADVFTAEERQQIREYALIQLILHGITTYMPIASEVHSEWAEPFQELVGMADTSRRLGLRGYLGPAYRSGVNVVLENGERSVMFDDGRGREGLADALRFLDHATELDDPLVRGVLLPCRIETLDIELLKATAAASNERDVLVRLHSLQGLVERELILDWHGVTPLELLDQVGMLNERLLIPHATYTDRNPAVYGEDRGDLARLASSGASIIHCPLTSMRYGSTLDSFSAYKEAGINISLGTDSFPPDLIRGMDAGVQLAKILAGTNDAGDVAGYFDAATLGGAQALRRPDLGRLEPGAQADLVAFSLGDIRDGVHDDPLRTLLLNGTARQAVLSVVAGRTIMADGCIDGVDLDYWRVRGQELFDKMRRAYSVRDSRNRAADELFPPVYARLER, encoded by the coding sequence GTGCCTACCAAGGTCACCGCCCGCTATGTGCTGGGGCATCACAATGGCCGCCACGTTCTGCTCGAAAATGCGTGCGTGGTCTACAGCGGCCACACCATTGACTACGTAGGACACGAGTACACCGGGCCGGTGGACGAAGAAGTCCACGCAGGCGAAGCCCTGCTGATGCCCGGCTTGATCGACCTCGACGCGTTGACGGATATAGACCACCTCATCCTGGACAGCTGGGCAGGCCCGGAGCAGGCCAAGGGCCATCAGTGGTCCGAGGACTACTTCCAGCACCACCGCGCTGACGTCTTCACAGCCGAAGAACGCCAGCAGATCCGCGAGTACGCCCTGATCCAGCTCATCCTGCACGGCATCACCACGTACATGCCCATCGCCTCGGAAGTTCACTCGGAGTGGGCAGAGCCCTTCCAGGAACTGGTGGGCATGGCGGATACCAGCCGGCGTCTTGGCCTCCGCGGCTACTTGGGTCCCGCCTATAGATCCGGTGTGAACGTGGTGTTGGAGAACGGCGAACGCTCGGTAATGTTCGACGACGGCCGCGGCCGTGAGGGACTCGCTGACGCCTTGCGCTTCCTTGACCACGCGACGGAACTCGACGATCCGTTGGTTAGGGGAGTTCTTCTCCCGTGCCGGATCGAGACGCTGGATATCGAGTTGCTCAAGGCGACGGCGGCGGCCTCCAATGAACGCGATGTGTTGGTGCGCCTCCACTCACTGCAGGGCCTCGTGGAGCGCGAACTCATCCTTGACTGGCACGGCGTGACGCCACTGGAGCTCCTGGACCAGGTGGGAATGCTCAACGAACGCCTGCTCATCCCACACGCCACCTACACGGACAGGAACCCTGCTGTGTACGGCGAAGACCGCGGCGATCTCGCCAGGCTTGCCAGCAGCGGTGCCAGCATCATCCACTGCCCCCTGACGTCCATGCGTTACGGCAGTACCTTGGACTCGTTCAGCGCTTACAAGGAAGCGGGCATCAACATTTCGCTGGGTACCGATTCGTTCCCGCCGGACCTGATCCGCGGCATGGATGCCGGCGTGCAGCTCGCCAAGATCCTCGCGGGCACCAACGACGCCGGCGACGTCGCCGGATATTTCGACGCCGCCACCCTGGGCGGCGCGCAGGCCCTCCGCCGTCCTGACCTGGGTCGGCTCGAGCCCGGTGCCCAAGCCGACCTGGTGGCCTTCTCCCTGGGGGATATCCGGGACGGCGTCCACGACGACCCGCTCCGAACCCTGCTCCTCAATGGCACAGCGCGCCAGGCCGTGCTTTCGGTGGTGGCTGGGCGAACCATTATGGCCGACGGCTGCATCGATGGAGTGGACTTGGACTACTGGCGCGTTAGGGGCCAGGAACTCTTTGACAAGATGCGCCGCGCCTACAGCGTCCGGGACAGCCGGAACCGTGCGGCGGATGAGCTGTTTCCTCCCGTGTATGCTCGGTTGGAACGCTGA
- a CDS encoding ABC transporter permease has protein sequence MMTFILRRTGSLVLLLAAVSFITFTLFQLGPSDPAAAACGQECTPERVAEARVALGMDQPFFVQYADYIRGLFSSRMIGAPGAQTLCEWPCLGKSFQTNENVADIIGRSLPYTFSMAIGALVLWTITGVGLGLLAALRKGSPVDKFIVGAASVGVSLPIPVTGLFLLLLFVNQLHLLPFTTNEISSPFGPQGPGAWVANYLLPWIALAVLFSASYIRVTRTNMIETFGEDFIRTARSKGLAPRTVTFKHGVRAGITPVVTMLGMDIGLLLGGAVLTEQIFSVPGLGFTAVHAAISGDLPVTMAITMLAAFFVIVANVVVDLAYAAIDPRVRLQ, from the coding sequence ATGATGACTTTCATTCTTCGCCGGACCGGTTCGTTGGTCCTGCTTCTCGCCGCGGTCAGCTTTATTACCTTCACGCTTTTCCAACTCGGCCCCTCTGATCCCGCAGCCGCTGCTTGCGGTCAGGAGTGCACACCCGAGCGCGTGGCCGAGGCCCGTGTTGCTTTGGGCATGGACCAGCCCTTCTTCGTCCAGTACGCCGATTACATCCGCGGGCTCTTTTCCTCGCGAATGATCGGCGCCCCGGGTGCGCAGACTCTTTGCGAATGGCCGTGCCTCGGAAAGTCCTTCCAAACCAATGAAAACGTAGCCGACATCATCGGGCGCTCACTCCCCTATACCTTCTCCATGGCCATCGGCGCGCTTGTGCTGTGGACCATCACCGGCGTCGGGCTTGGTCTTCTGGCCGCCCTCCGCAAAGGCTCACCCGTGGATAAGTTCATTGTGGGTGCCGCCTCCGTTGGCGTTTCACTCCCCATCCCCGTCACAGGCCTGTTCCTGCTGCTCCTGTTCGTCAACCAACTGCACCTGCTGCCCTTCACCACCAACGAGATCAGCAGTCCCTTCGGCCCACAAGGACCCGGGGCGTGGGTGGCCAACTACCTGCTGCCTTGGATTGCGCTGGCTGTGCTCTTCAGTGCTTCCTACATCCGTGTCACCCGGACCAACATGATCGAGACGTTCGGCGAGGACTTCATTAGAACGGCCCGCTCCAAGGGTCTGGCCCCGCGGACAGTCACCTTCAAGCACGGCGTGCGGGCCGGCATCACACCGGTGGTGACCATGCTCGGCATGGACATTGGCCTGTTGCTGGGCGGTGCAGTTCTCACCGAGCAGATCTTCTCCGTCCCCGGGCTGGGCTTCACCGCCGTACACGCCGCCATTTCCGGCGATCTCCCCGTCACCATGGCCATCACCATGTTGGCCGCGTTCTTCGTGATCGTGGCGAACGTTGTGGTGGACCTCGCCTACGCCGCCATCGATCCCCGAGTGAGGCTCCAATGA
- a CDS encoding ABC transporter ATP-binding protein, producing MATVTFDNATRLYPGTDKPAVDKLNIDIADGEFLVLVGPSGCGKSTSLRMLAGLEDVNAGRILIGDRDVTDVPPKDRDIAMVFQNYALYPHMTVADNMGFALKIAGISKEERAERVREAAKLLDLEAYLDRKPKALSGGQRQRVAMGRAIVRNPQVFLMDEPLSNLDAKLRVQTRTQIASLTRRLGVTTVYVTHDQVEAMTMGDRVAVLKDGLLQQVDTPRNLYDRPQNVFVAGFIGSPAMNLLELPVVDGGVQFGGTVYPVPRDVLEEAHGQTVTVGSRPEDLETVGNGEGLQVEVDVVEELGADAYVYGHTILDGKSHDIVARVDGRRPPMKGESIFVRPQSGHVHLFDTKTGLRLGD from the coding sequence GTGGCTACAGTTACTTTTGATAACGCTACGCGTCTGTACCCGGGCACAGATAAGCCCGCCGTCGATAAACTCAACATCGACATCGCCGATGGCGAATTCCTGGTCCTCGTTGGACCCTCCGGTTGCGGTAAGTCCACCTCGCTGCGCATGCTCGCAGGCCTTGAGGACGTCAACGCAGGCCGTATCCTGATCGGCGATCGCGACGTCACGGACGTTCCGCCGAAGGACCGCGACATCGCCATGGTCTTCCAGAACTACGCCCTGTACCCGCACATGACTGTTGCGGACAACATGGGCTTTGCACTGAAGATCGCCGGCATCTCCAAGGAAGAGCGCGCCGAGCGTGTCCGCGAAGCCGCCAAGCTCCTTGACCTTGAGGCTTACCTGGACCGCAAGCCGAAGGCACTCTCCGGTGGTCAGCGCCAGCGCGTTGCCATGGGTCGCGCAATTGTCCGTAACCCGCAGGTCTTCCTCATGGATGAGCCGCTTTCCAACCTTGACGCCAAGCTCCGCGTCCAGACCCGTACCCAGATCGCATCCCTGACCCGCCGCCTGGGCGTCACCACGGTTTACGTGACGCACGACCAGGTCGAGGCAATGACCATGGGCGATCGCGTCGCTGTTCTGAAGGACGGCCTGCTGCAGCAGGTTGACACCCCGCGCAACCTCTACGACCGCCCGCAGAACGTCTTCGTTGCAGGCTTCATCGGCTCCCCGGCCATGAACCTCCTGGAACTCCCGGTCGTCGACGGCGGCGTCCAGTTCGGCGGAACGGTTTACCCAGTGCCGCGCGACGTCCTCGAAGAGGCTCACGGCCAGACCGTCACGGTCGGTTCGCGTCCGGAAGACCTCGAGACCGTCGGTAACGGCGAGGGCCTCCAGGTTGAGGTTGACGTGGTTGAAGAACTCGGTGCCGACGCTTACGTCTACGGCCACACCATCCTTGATGGCAAGAGCCACGACATCGTTGCACGCGTCGACGGTCGCCGCCCTCCGATGAAGGGTGAGTCCATCTTCGTTCGTCCGCAGTCCGGCCACGTGCACCTGTTCGACACGAAGACGGGCCTGCGCCTGGGCGACTAG
- a CDS encoding ABC transporter substrate-binding protein — protein MKTPARALALSVLIVMAATGCGAGQSQPSSSKPAGSVTELAPNVVKSGFTAKGGNINVLMSSDFQTLDPGNSNYVQTANVGQLYYRTLTMAKETAGQPPTVVPDLATDTGKVSDDGLSWTFTLKEGVKFEDGTPITSADIKYGVERTFAQDVFTQAPQELNAALDAGGYKGPYKDPSAVLKAVETPDERTVVFHLKKPFAEFPALASRSNTAPVPKAKDTKLDYTNHPVSSGPYMVESYNRGKSLKLVRNPHWDPATDPNRSALPDTFSFSLSTSQATISQQLLADSDPNAITLDSNGALQTSDSAKLADAQVKDRVASGLLGCNDVLSLNTEKIKDPDVRKAIALALDRQSILVQYGGRRFGEITQSPLNAKMRGYVETELELDPTGKPKLEEAKKLLEGKDFPKTLTYGYANNRDAFKNTGTVVQQNLKALGIEVELVPIPAPNYYSVLASEQLPDMGRSGWCGGADPASIRTSADPLLGPNNEGTSYGFSNTSRYFDPVVSKAMFDLRNTDGTSEELGKKWSEAFGSALKTYPIVPLIRSHTNSVVGSNVRNAQVGYFFGGIDLSIVGVYQ, from the coding sequence ATGAAAACCCCTGCAAGAGCTCTGGCACTTTCGGTGCTGATCGTCATGGCCGCCACGGGCTGCGGCGCCGGCCAAAGCCAGCCCAGCAGTTCCAAGCCCGCCGGTTCGGTCACGGAGTTGGCCCCCAACGTGGTCAAGTCCGGCTTCACCGCCAAGGGCGGCAACATCAACGTGCTGATGTCTTCCGACTTCCAGACGCTGGACCCCGGAAACAGCAACTATGTACAGACGGCAAATGTTGGCCAGCTCTACTACCGCACCCTGACCATGGCCAAGGAAACAGCGGGCCAGCCGCCAACAGTGGTCCCGGACCTCGCAACGGACACCGGCAAGGTCTCCGACGACGGCCTCAGCTGGACCTTCACCCTCAAGGAAGGCGTGAAGTTCGAGGACGGAACACCCATCACCTCTGCGGATATCAAGTACGGCGTGGAGCGAACCTTCGCGCAGGATGTCTTCACCCAGGCGCCGCAGGAGTTGAATGCAGCGCTCGACGCCGGCGGGTACAAGGGGCCGTACAAGGATCCTTCCGCTGTGCTCAAGGCAGTTGAAACGCCCGATGAGCGCACTGTGGTTTTCCATTTGAAGAAGCCCTTTGCGGAGTTCCCCGCTTTGGCGTCCCGCTCCAATACGGCGCCGGTCCCGAAGGCCAAGGACACCAAGCTGGACTACACCAACCACCCGGTGTCCTCGGGCCCGTACATGGTGGAGTCCTACAACCGCGGCAAGTCCCTCAAGCTGGTCCGCAACCCGCACTGGGACCCCGCAACGGACCCCAACCGCTCAGCACTCCCGGACACCTTCAGCTTCTCGCTGTCCACCTCGCAGGCCACTATCAGCCAGCAGCTTTTGGCGGACTCTGATCCCAACGCCATCACCCTTGACTCCAACGGTGCGCTCCAAACCTCGGACTCCGCCAAGTTGGCTGACGCCCAGGTGAAGGATCGGGTGGCTTCGGGTCTCTTGGGTTGCAACGACGTCCTGAGCTTGAACACAGAGAAAATCAAGGACCCTGACGTCCGCAAGGCGATCGCTTTGGCTCTGGACCGCCAGTCCATCCTGGTTCAGTACGGTGGACGGCGCTTCGGCGAGATCACCCAGAGCCCGCTGAATGCCAAGATGCGCGGTTACGTGGAGACCGAACTCGAGCTGGATCCCACGGGTAAGCCCAAGCTGGAGGAAGCCAAGAAGCTCCTTGAAGGCAAGGACTTCCCCAAGACCCTGACGTACGGGTATGCCAACAATCGGGATGCCTTCAAGAACACCGGCACCGTAGTCCAGCAGAACCTCAAGGCCCTGGGCATCGAGGTTGAGCTGGTTCCGATCCCGGCACCCAACTACTACTCCGTACTGGCCAGCGAGCAGCTGCCGGACATGGGCCGCTCCGGCTGGTGCGGCGGTGCCGACCCGGCGTCGATCCGCACCTCCGCGGATCCCCTGCTGGGACCTAACAACGAGGGCACCAGCTACGGCTTCTCCAACACCTCCCGATACTTCGATCCCGTAGTTTCCAAGGCCATGTTCGATCTCCGCAATACGGACGGCACCTCCGAGGAACTGGGCAAGAAGTGGTCCGAGGCGTTCGGTTCAGCCTTGAAGACCTACCCGATCGTCCCGCTCATCCGCAGCCACACCAACAGCGTGGTGGGTTCCAACGTCCGCAACGCCCAGGTGGGCTACTTCTTCGGCGGCATCGATCTCTCGATCGTCGGCGTCTATCAATAA
- a CDS encoding ABC transporter permease, translated as MTQIQSVEPSIGSPPLPPATSPKAKAPAEARSLLATAWMRIRRSKIALLSLCVVVAILLFAILAPVLSAMSGNDPYTSNTSPEVLDDFETPGLPLPGYMYPSAQHWLGVEPGLGRDLFARLAYGGQVSLTIALLSTVVSVVLGTVLGAAAGYFGGKTDAIISRIMDLFLAFPHLLLVLSLTPILQSRLRDTPLGEGSFLPMASLVIILGFFGWAYLARIVRGQVLSLREREFVEAARSFGASHLSILFRQIIPNVMGVVLVYATMLIPTNISAEAALSFLGVGVKDPTPSWGQMLNAAQSGNWYLSDPWFLAVPGIMLIVTVLAFNLLGDAVRDALDPKSSR; from the coding sequence TTGACCCAGATACAGTCCGTTGAACCAAGCATCGGCAGTCCGCCGCTCCCTCCGGCAACGTCGCCGAAGGCCAAAGCACCTGCCGAAGCACGTTCCCTCCTCGCCACGGCCTGGATGAGGATCCGGCGCAGCAAGATCGCCCTTCTCAGCCTGTGCGTGGTGGTTGCCATCCTGCTGTTCGCCATCCTGGCTCCCGTCCTCAGCGCCATGTCAGGCAACGACCCCTACACGTCCAACACCAGTCCCGAGGTTCTGGATGACTTCGAAACCCCCGGACTGCCGCTCCCCGGCTACATGTATCCCTCGGCCCAGCACTGGTTGGGCGTCGAGCCCGGTTTGGGACGCGATCTCTTTGCCAGGCTCGCTTATGGCGGACAGGTATCACTGACCATCGCACTGCTCTCCACGGTGGTTTCAGTGGTCCTCGGAACGGTCCTTGGCGCAGCAGCCGGCTACTTCGGAGGCAAGACCGATGCCATCATCAGCCGCATCATGGACTTGTTCCTGGCTTTCCCACACCTTCTGCTGGTGCTCTCCCTGACACCTATCCTGCAGTCACGGCTGAGGGACACGCCGCTGGGAGAAGGCAGCTTCCTGCCCATGGCGTCCTTGGTGATCATCCTGGGCTTCTTCGGATGGGCGTACCTCGCCAGAATCGTCCGTGGACAGGTGCTGAGCCTCCGCGAGCGCGAGTTCGTCGAAGCAGCCCGATCCTTCGGCGCCTCGCACCTGAGCATTCTCTTCCGCCAGATCATCCCCAACGTCATGGGAGTCGTCCTGGTATACGCCACCATGCTGATCCCCACCAACATCTCGGCGGAGGCCGCCCTGTCCTTCCTGGGCGTCGGCGTCAAGGACCCCACACCGTCGTGGGGCCAGATGCTCAACGCCGCCCAGTCCGGCAACTGGTACCTCAGCGATCCATGGTTCCTCGCGGTCCCCGGCATCATGCTCATCGTCACGGTCCTGGCCTTCAACCTTCTGGGCGACGCCGTCCGGGATGCCCTGGACCCCAAGTCCTCCCGCTAG
- a CDS encoding beta-N-acetylhexosaminidase, producing the protein MNTTDNLIPRPSHIALLDSPAFTLTPAARIAAKDAAAPVAEQLASLLRRGTGFELPLVEDSLPGDIFLELVETFDGGPEAYALNVTDRGVGLTAATDAGLFNGVQTLRQLFPASIEDADSSHNTWVIPAVDIADAPRFAYRGLMLDVARNFFTVEQVKEQIDVMTQFKLNALHLHLTDDQSWRIEIHDPGAERNPSGLPYGRLTEIGGAGAVEVPTAVPARGRHGFYTQQDFLDIQAYAASKNVLVVPEIDLPGHVNAALAAIPQLNPDGQAKPMSTTAEVGWSTLTADLPVTYEFVREVLGQLAAITVGPYLHIGGDEAHVTGHDDYVTMVQQFVRIGAETGKTVVGWNEFAAVELPEGAVIQYWHGDFAPVVRQAEEAGSRVIMSPAANTYLDQKYASDSPVGLEWVEGGPFTWSEYYNWDPAQGGLEEQQILGVEGALWSETIRDNKQAQWLLYPRAVSLAEVAWSGQEVRNTGDFRRRLGTLAERLAKQGVVFQEAPDVEWSAKPEYPFAAAIAATDSKYGTIEA; encoded by the coding sequence ATGAACACCACAGATAACCTGATCCCCCGCCCCTCCCACATCGCACTCCTGGACAGCCCGGCTTTCACGCTCACCCCGGCAGCCCGGATCGCGGCAAAAGACGCTGCGGCCCCGGTGGCTGAACAGCTCGCCTCGCTGCTGCGCCGCGGCACCGGTTTCGAGTTGCCCCTCGTAGAAGACAGCCTCCCCGGTGACATCTTCCTCGAGCTGGTGGAAACGTTCGACGGCGGCCCTGAAGCGTACGCGCTCAACGTCACCGATCGTGGGGTCGGACTCACGGCAGCCACGGATGCAGGACTCTTCAACGGAGTGCAGACGCTGCGGCAGCTTTTCCCTGCGTCCATCGAGGACGCCGACTCAAGCCACAACACCTGGGTGATTCCCGCCGTCGACATTGCGGACGCCCCGCGGTTCGCGTACCGCGGCCTCATGCTGGATGTTGCCCGCAACTTCTTCACCGTGGAGCAGGTGAAAGAGCAGATCGACGTCATGACGCAGTTCAAGCTGAATGCCCTGCACCTTCACCTCACGGATGACCAATCGTGGCGCATCGAAATCCACGATCCCGGCGCTGAGCGCAACCCGTCCGGGTTGCCCTACGGCAGGCTGACGGAGATCGGCGGGGCGGGCGCGGTAGAGGTGCCCACCGCGGTCCCCGCCCGTGGACGGCATGGTTTCTACACGCAGCAGGACTTTCTGGACATCCAGGCGTATGCAGCGAGCAAGAACGTGCTGGTGGTGCCGGAGATCGACCTCCCCGGCCACGTCAATGCGGCCCTCGCTGCGATACCCCAGCTCAATCCCGATGGCCAGGCGAAGCCCATGAGCACCACCGCCGAGGTGGGCTGGTCAACCCTGACGGCGGACCTGCCGGTCACCTACGAGTTCGTCCGCGAAGTCCTCGGGCAGCTCGCCGCCATCACGGTGGGACCCTACCTCCACATCGGCGGCGACGAAGCCCATGTCACCGGACATGACGACTACGTGACCATGGTCCAGCAGTTCGTTCGGATCGGCGCCGAAACCGGCAAAACTGTGGTGGGCTGGAACGAGTTCGCCGCCGTCGAGCTACCTGAAGGTGCCGTGATCCAGTACTGGCACGGCGATTTCGCACCCGTGGTGCGGCAGGCAGAAGAAGCCGGTTCACGGGTGATCATGTCTCCGGCGGCCAACACCTACCTGGACCAGAAGTATGCGTCGGACAGCCCGGTCGGACTCGAATGGGTGGAAGGCGGACCTTTCACCTGGTCCGAGTACTACAACTGGGACCCAGCCCAGGGCGGCTTGGAAGAGCAGCAGATCCTGGGCGTCGAAGGCGCTCTCTGGTCCGAGACCATCCGCGACAACAAGCAGGCGCAATGGCTCCTGTACCCTCGTGCTGTTTCCTTGGCAGAAGTCGCCTGGTCCGGCCAGGAGGTCCGCAACACCGGTGACTTCCGACGCCGGTTGGGCACCTTGGCTGAGCGGCTCGCCAAGCAGGGCGTCGTCTTCCAGGAAGCACCCGACGTCGAGTGGTCAGCGAAGCCGGAGTACCCCTTTGCTGCAGCGATAGCCGCCACGGACTCCAAGTACGGAACAATTGAGGCATGA